A stretch of Henckelia pumila isolate YLH828 chromosome 4, ASM3356847v2, whole genome shotgun sequence DNA encodes these proteins:
- the LOC140861361 gene encoding uncharacterized protein yields the protein MRESKDLNKIELHDIFADLKAYEFELGVRTEEDTSTSQVTKALTAADETPVTKTAEQISSDAMSLFVKKFGRFMRKNHNNFQRANRSSFKSKEPAEENRACYNCGKEGHFIADCTKPKKDEKRTLYKKNSREERKRFSRKKEQKALLEDESNSKWAESDSTSSDSETSSSESEEEAAKCLMANNSDIPDDGEFDEVRTNGKGTTDKSDQSNSNEYTGSDSLKAQINLLMAENNDMRSKLQETLSENQRLTDLVNSWNKASISLDKLTEMQKQAGDKSGLGYNTNEGNKGELIKKTVWYLDSGCSRHMTGDRRMLSEYTPRPGPKITFGDNSKGTTMGKGKLIHGNIHIKDEKEMETLIKLIGQINQSLQSA from the exons ATGAGGGAATCCAAAGATCTCAATAAGATCGAActacatgatatatttgcagaTCTTAAAGCTTATGAATTCGAGCTGGGAGTTCGAACTGAGGAAGACACATCAACATCACAAGTTACCAAAGCTCTCACTGCAGCAGATGAAACTCCTGTAACCAAGACTGCTGAACAAATCAGTAGCGATGCTATGTCACTATTTGTCAAAAAGTTTGGAAGATTCATGAGGAAGAATCACAATAACTTCCAAAGAGCAAACAGATCAAGCTTCAAATCAAAAGAACCAGCTGAAGAAAATCGAGCTTGTTACAATTGTGGAAAAGAAGGACACTTTATAGCCGATTGTACCAAACCTAAGAAGGATGAAAAGAGAACATTATACAAAAAGAACTCAAGGGAAGAAAGAAAGAGATTTAGCAGAAAGAAAGAACAAAAAGCTCTATTAGAAGATGAAAGCAATAGCAAATGGGCAGAATCAGACTCCACTTCATCTGACTCAGAGACATCGTCAAGTGAAAGTGAAGAAGAAGCTGCAAAAtgccttatggctaataactctGACATTCCAGACGATGGAGAG TTCGATGAAGTCAGAACAAATGGAAAGGGCACAACAGATAAGTCAGATCAAAGTAACTCAAATGAGTATACTGGATCAGACAGTCTAAAGGCTCAGATAAATTTGTTAATGGCTGAGAACAATGATATGAGAAGTAAGCTGCAAGAAACTTTATCTGAAAATCAGAGATTAACAGATCTAGTAAACTCTTGGAATAAAGCATCGATATCCTTAGATAAACTTACAGAAATGCAAAAGCAAGCTGGTGATAAATCCGGCTTAGGCTACAACACAAATGAA ggAAACAAGGGCGAATTGATCAAGAAAACAGTCTGGTACCTGGATAGTGGATGCTCAAGGCATATGACAGGAGATAGAAGAATGCTATCTGAATATACACCACGACCAGGACCTAAGATTACATTTGGAGATAATTCTAAAGGTAcaaccatgggtaagggtaagcttaTTCATGGAAATATCCACATTAAAGAT GAGAAAGAAATGGAAACACTTATAAAGTTAATTGGTCAGATCAACCAATCACTTCAGTCTGCCTGA